The sequence TTTGGCTTTGATTTCCCTGTTCTTCTTGTTTTTTCTTTTCTTCTTCCTGTTTTTTCTTCTCAGCTTCCTTGGCCTCTTGTTTGGCTTTTTCTTCTGCTTCTTCTATCAGCTTATCCGCTATCGTGTAGCTGTATACTCCAGCTTCCATATCGACTACACTCGGTTCTGACAATTGTGGCTTGATTTTGCTGTAATAAGGCAATTTCTTGCTCAATTCTGATAGGGGAACCAAAACCTCATCTGTATCCAGCATGGTAATTTTTAAAAGATCTGCTGTTGCCTTGCTCGGTGCTAATTCGATTTTCTGGATTTGACTCTTGATATCCTCACTGATAGTAGACAATCCCGTTATCAGCTCTTTCACCTGCTGCTCATCGTTAAAGGTAACTGTTAGATAAGTCTCAGGCAAGTTTAAGCGATCAACAGGAGTTGACTCTACTGTACCACTAGACAGAATAGGATAATGTTCTTCACCAGACACATAATAACCAACAATATCAAATTCCTTAACCTCAATCGTAAAGTTAGTCGGAAATTGATAGTTAATCTTCGCTGATTCTATCCAATGATTGGACTTGATTCGCTCAGCGTATGTTTCCTTATCCAACAATAGGGCTAAAGTATAGTCGCTATCTTGAATTCCAGAAGCCTGTTTGATGTCATCCGCATGCGTGTTACTATTTCCCTTAACCTCGATATTTTTGATGGTCGAAAGCGGAGTCAATAGATAGACTGAAAGAAGGAGGACCAGGACACTGGGTACCAAGATACTCACAGCTCGCCAAATATGAACAGGTGCAATTTTAGGTTTGGCTGGTTTCTCTGGTTTTTCTTTTTTCTTCTTCTTTTCTTCTTTGACTTTAGGATCATCCTTTTTAGATTTCTCTTTTTTTTCGGAAGGTTCCTTGCTTGGACTTGAGGCTTCCTTATCTGATTCACTCGATGATTTCTTGGATTCCTCCAATAGTTTCGAGTTGGCTTCCTTACGAGCTTGTTTTTCCTTTTCCTTCTCTTCAGCTAGGGCAGCTTCTTCCTCAGCCTTCTTCTTCAGGTATTCCTGGTTTCGTTTCTGCCATTCAGACAATTCTTGCTTGGGGTTTGATTCTTTTTTCTTATCCTTTGACATTGATATTCCTTATGCTAGGTCTTTTCTTAGTAGATCGTAAAAATCTGCAAGAGATTTCAACTCAGTCGAAGCTTTCATGCTAGCTTGGTATTGGTCCTTATGACTAAGCAAGTGACTGAGTTTCTCCTCCAAGCTTTCCAAGGTCAAGTCACTTTCTTGAAGTTCTTCTGCATAGCCTTTCTTAACAAAGTAAGCTGCATTTTCAATCTGGTCTCCTCGACTTGCTTCACGACCCAATGGTACGATGAGATGGAGTTTCGCCATGGCCAAGAGTTCGAAAATCGTATTGGCACCGCCACGCGTCACCACCACATCTGCCATCTCCATCAAGGGTTGATAGAGATCCGTCACATAATCAACACGAAAGAGATTTTGACTCAACTCATTGAGGCTAGAATCTCCAGTGAGATTGATAATATTGTAGCGCTCTGTCAGTTCTTGCTTATGATCAGTCACCAATTGGTTAAATACACGAGCTCCTGCAGAACCACCAACAAACAATACCGTTGGCAATTTAGGATTAAAGTGGGTTTGGATATTCACCAATTCGTCTGGTTCTGGCGCCTCTTGGCCTGTTACCTTGGTCACTGCTCCCACATGCTCAACTTTTGCAAGACTAACAGGCTGCTCAAAGGTTGAGTACATCTTAGTTGCGAATTTATAGGCAATTTTATTGGCCAAGCCCATAGACAGGTCCGATTCGTGAATAAAGACAGGCACTCCTGACACTCGCGCTGCGATAACCGGCGGTACAGAGACAAATCCTCCTTTTGAAAAAAGAGCCTGTGGACGCAGTCGTAACATGATAAAGAGGGATTGGACAATTCCCCAACCAACTTTAAACACGTCCAGCATATTTTGCCAAGAGAAATAACGACGCAACTTCCCAGTCGCAATGGAGTGAAAGGTCACATTCAAGCCTGACTTGAGAATTTCTTGGTGTTCGATTCCGTGTTTATCCCCGATATAGTGGACTTCCCAGCCGTCTTCGATGAACTTAGGCATTAACAAAAGGTTGAGGGTGACGTGTCCAACCGTCCCCCCACCTGTAAAGACAATTTTTTTCATATTATTCCTTTAACTCCGCTACTGTGTTGATAAAGAGGTCGCCACGTACTTCAAAGTTAGCATACATATCCCAGCTAGCATTGGCAGGACTGAGGAGAACCACATCTCCTTGAGTCGCGAGCTCATAAGCCTTGCGGGTCGCATCAGCAATATCTGTCGCATCTACATAAGCCACACCAGCCTTATCCGCTGCCAGTTTGACACGTTCTGCAGATTGACCGAGGATAACCATCTTCTTGAGCCCAGTAATATCTGGCACCAATTCGTCAAACTCATTGCCGCGGTCCAAACCACCTGCGATTAAGATAACCTTACTATTGTCAAATCCTGACAAGGCTTTTTGAGTAGCCAAGATATTGGTTGACTTGCTATCGTTATAGAATTTGACACCCTGAATTTCATCCACAAATTGGAGACGGTGTTTGACACCTCCAAAGGCTGATAGAGTTTCCTTGATGGTTTGATTGTCCACGCCACGGAGCTTGGCTACAGCAATAGTCGCAAGGGCATTTTCTACATTGTGGCTACCTGGAACACCGATTTCACTAGTTGCCATGACCACTTCGCCACGGAAATAGAGTTGACCATCTGCAAGATAGGCTCCATCAACCTTTTTAAGTGTTGAAAATGGAACAACAGTGGCTTGTGTTTTAGTAGCCAATTCTTTTGCCAAGTCTTGGTTAAAGTTCAATACAAGGAAATCATCCGCTGTCATCTTGTTCTGGATATTCCACTTAGCTGCCACATACTCTTCAAAAGAACCATGATAGTCGATATGAGTTGGCATGAGGTTGGTAATAACCGCAATCTCAGGATGGAATTCTTGGACACCCATCAGTTGGAAAGAAGAAAGTTCCATGACGAGCGTGTCCTTGGCTGTTGCAGTTTGAGCCACTTGACTAGCAGGATAGCCGATGTTCCCTGACAAGAGACCGCGTTGACCAGCAGCAGTCAAAACTTCCCCAATCATCGTCGTTGTAGTGGTTTTCCCATTTGAACCAGTGATACCGATAATTGGTGCTTCCGAAATCAAATAAGCCAATTCCACCTCAGTCAAGACTGGAATCCCCTTTGCCAATGCCTTTTCAATCATGGGATTGCTATACGGGATACCTGGATTTTTCACCATCAGAGCGAAATCTTCATCCAAGAGCTCCAAAGGATGCCCACCAGTGACAACCTTGATTCCATCTTCCAGTAGGCTTTGTGCAGCTGGATTTTCCTCAAAAGGCTTGCCGTCATTTACTGTCACAATAGCTCCTAGCTTGTCCAACAAACGGGCCGCAGACTCACCAGACTTAGCCAAACCTAAAACAAGAACTTTCTTATTTTTAAATTGATCGATTACTTTCATGTCTCAAACTCCATTTCTACTCCTACTATTTTACCATTTTTATGGAAATAATACTAAACGAAAATGCTCTAGCCTTCATTCTAGCATAGAAAAAGAGAGCCATAGCTCTCTTTCTATTTATCTTCTTCTGCTCTTTTTTACAGACATGAGCGTAATGTCTCTCAAGCTAAAGTAGGCTAGGGCCAGCATGGCGATTGTGACAAAGAATTCTGTCGGTAATTGGAAGATTTGCAAGATGGACAACATCAGCAAAATCAAGAGTGCAACAACTACAAAGACCAAGATAACGATGTTGACTGTTCCTTTAATACTTTGAGGTGTCGCAAATACATAGAGTAGTAATAAGAGTATCCCTATGATTAAATAGATCATCTTTATCTCTTTCTAGCTCTTATTCAGCTGATTTTTTCTTCTTGTTGGCTTTCTCACGCTCTGCCTTGTTAAGGATTTGTTTACGCAAACGGATAGACTCAGGCGTTACTTCCATGTACTCATCGTCATTCAAGAACTCAAGAGACTCTTCAAGTGTCAAGATACGTGGTGTCTTGATAACAGCTGTTTGGTCCTTGGTTGCAGAACGAACGTTGGTCATTTGTTTGGCCTTAGTGATGTTAACTGTCAAGTCGTTCTCACGAGAGTTTTCACCGATGATCATTCCTTCGTAAACCTCAGTACCTGGGTTGACAAAGATGGTTCCACGTTCTTCGATAGACATGATTGAATAGGTTGTTGCCTTACCAGCATCGATGGAAACAAGGGCACCACGATGACGTCCCCCAATTTCACCTGGAATCAATGGCAAGTATTGGTCAAAGGTATGGTTCATGATACCGTAACCACGAGTCATTGACAAGAACTCAGTTGAGTATCCAATCAAACCACGCGCTGGAACAAGGAAGACCAAACGAGTTTGACCATTACCGGTTGAAATCATATCCAACATTTCACCCTTACGTTCAGAAAGGCTTTGGATAACAGAACCTTGGTATTCTTCTGGAGTATCGATTTGAACACGTTCAAATGGCTCACATTTAACACCGTCGATTTCTTTTACGATAACTTCTGGACGAGATACTTGAAGCTCATAACCCTCACGACGCATGGTTTCGATCAGGATTGACAAGTGCAATTCTCCACGTCCTGAAACAGTCCATTTATCTGGTGAGTCCGTTGGGTCAACACGAAGGGAAACGTCTGTTTGCAATTCTGCTTGCAAGCGTTCTTCCACCTTACGAGAAGTCACCCATTTACCTTCTTTACCAGCAAATGGTGAGTTGTTGACCAAGAAGGTCATTTGAAGAGTTGGCTCATCGATGTGTAGGATTGGAAGAGGCTCAACTGCATCTGTCGGTGTAATCGTCTCACCAACAAAGATATCTTCCATACCTGAAACGGCAATCAAGTCACCTGCTTTTGCTTCTTGGATTTCACGACGTTCCAAACCAAAGAAACCAAAGAGTTTTGTAACACGGAAGTTCTTCGTTGTACCATCTAGTTTAGAAAGGGTAACTTGGTCCCCAACTTTCACACTACCACGGAAGACACGACCGATACCGATACGACCTACGAAGTCATTGTAGTCCAAAAGTGACACTTGGAACTGCAAAGGCTCATCTGAGTTGTCTACTGGAGCTGGGATATGATCGATAATGGTGTCAAAGATTGGCGCCATTGTTTTTTCTTGATCAGCTGGATCATCTGACAAGGAAGATGTTCCGTTAATCGCTGAAGCATAAACAACTGGGAAATCAAGCTGGTCATCATCTGCACCAAGCTCGATGAAGAGTTCCAAGACTTCGTCCACTACTTCTGCTGGACGAGCTGAAGGTTTGTCGATTTTGTTGA comes from Streptococcus oralis and encodes:
- a CDS encoding UDP-N-acetylglucosamine--N-acetylmuramyl-(pentapeptide) pyrophosphoryl-undecaprenol N-acetylglucosamine transferase — encoded protein: MKKIVFTGGGTVGHVTLNLLLMPKFIEDGWEVHYIGDKHGIEHQEILKSGLNVTFHSIATGKLRRYFSWQNMLDVFKVGWGIVQSLFIMLRLRPQALFSKGGFVSVPPVIAARVSGVPVFIHESDLSMGLANKIAYKFATKMYSTFEQPVSLAKVEHVGAVTKVTGQEAPEPDELVNIQTHFNPKLPTVLFVGGSAGARVFNQLVTDHKQELTERYNIINLTGDSSLNELSQNLFRVDYVTDLYQPLMEMADVVVTRGGANTIFELLAMAKLHLIVPLGREASRGDQIENAAYFVKKGYAEELQESDLTLESLEEKLSHLLSHKDQYQASMKASTELKSLADFYDLLRKDLA
- a CDS encoding DUF3165 family protein, producing the protein MIYLIIGILLLLLYVFATPQSIKGTVNIVILVFVVVALLILLMLSILQIFQLPTEFFVTIAMLALAYFSLRDITLMSVKKSRRR
- the typA gene encoding translational GTPase TypA yields the protein MTKLREDIRNIAIIAHVDHGKTTLVDELLKQSETLDARTELAERAMDSNDIEKERGITILAKNTAVAYNGTRINIMDTPGHADFGGEVERIMKMVDGVVLVVDAYEGTMPQTRFVLKKALEQDLVPIVVVNKIDKPSARPAEVVDEVLELFIELGADDDQLDFPVVYASAINGTSSLSDDPADQEKTMAPIFDTIIDHIPAPVDNSDEPLQFQVSLLDYNDFVGRIGIGRVFRGSVKVGDQVTLSKLDGTTKNFRVTKLFGFFGLERREIQEAKAGDLIAVSGMEDIFVGETITPTDAVEPLPILHIDEPTLQMTFLVNNSPFAGKEGKWVTSRKVEERLQAELQTDVSLRVDPTDSPDKWTVSGRGELHLSILIETMRREGYELQVSRPEVIVKEIDGVKCEPFERVQIDTPEEYQGSVIQSLSERKGEMLDMISTGNGQTRLVFLVPARGLIGYSTEFLSMTRGYGIMNHTFDQYLPLIPGEIGGRHRGALVSIDAGKATTYSIMSIEERGTIFVNPGTEVYEGMIIGENSRENDLTVNITKAKQMTNVRSATKDQTAVIKTPRILTLEESLEFLNDDEYMEVTPESIRLRKQILNKAEREKANKKKKSAE
- a CDS encoding cell division protein FtsQ/DivIB, producing the protein MSKDKKKESNPKQELSEWQKRNQEYLKKKAEEEAALAEEKEKEKQARKEANSKLLEESKKSSSESDKEASSPSKEPSEKKEKSKKDDPKVKEEKKKKKEKPEKPAKPKIAPVHIWRAVSILVPSVLVLLLSVYLLTPLSTIKNIEVKGNSNTHADDIKQASGIQDSDYTLALLLDKETYAERIKSNHWIESAKINYQFPTNFTIEVKEFDIVGYYVSGEEHYPILSSGTVESTPVDRLNLPETYLTVTFNDEQQVKELITGLSTISEDIKSQIQKIELAPSKATADLLKITMLDTDEVLVPLSELSKKLPYYSKIKPQLSEPSVVDMEAGVYSYTIADKLIEEAEEKAKQEAKEAEKKKQEEEKKKQEEQGNQSQTSQQSQSR
- the murD gene encoding UDP-N-acetylmuramoyl-L-alanine--D-glutamate ligase, translating into MKVIDQFKNKKVLVLGLAKSGESAARLLDKLGAIVTVNDGKPFEENPAAQSLLEDGIKVVTGGHPLELLDEDFALMVKNPGIPYSNPMIEKALAKGIPVLTEVELAYLISEAPIIGITGSNGKTTTTTMIGEVLTAAGQRGLLSGNIGYPASQVAQTATAKDTLVMELSSFQLMGVQEFHPEIAVITNLMPTHIDYHGSFEEYVAAKWNIQNKMTADDFLVLNFNQDLAKELATKTQATVVPFSTLKKVDGAYLADGQLYFRGEVVMATSEIGVPGSHNVENALATIAVAKLRGVDNQTIKETLSAFGGVKHRLQFVDEIQGVKFYNDSKSTNILATQKALSGFDNSKVILIAGGLDRGNEFDELVPDITGLKKMVILGQSAERVKLAADKAGVAYVDATDIADATRKAYELATQGDVVLLSPANASWDMYANFEVRGDLFINTVAELKE